A genomic region of Nocardioides plantarum contains the following coding sequences:
- a CDS encoding amino acid permease, with protein sequence MRTKNVETVLHQGDSDADHAHLQKRLKARDLMGFGIGIVIGTGIFTLTGVQAKLNAGPAVVISFAIAGVVSMLAALCYAELAAAVPTAGSAYTYAYTTIGELAAWIIAWDLLLEFMLGAATVSRGWSGYLQDSLGLPTSLFGEDAPVNVGAILVVAVLGCVAAVGIREAKWVTNVLVLVKVAVCIFVIAVGIFFVKASNLTPFIPPSRPSEESSAGLKQPLWQFVSGAEPTAYGLSGVIVAAAVVFFAYTGFEAVANLGEETENPGRDMPRGLIGSLAVCTLLYLGVCLVLTGMVNYTDLSEGAPISDAFGQVGLDWAKVLVGIAAVAGLTSVILVELVAVPRIMFALSRDGLLPAAVGRISPKTSTPFAATVGVTIVIALISAFVPIDVLAEMVSIGTLFAFTVVAIAVAVLRRTKPRMERPFRTPAVPLVPILSAVSCVGLMSALAVETWLRFLVWLAVGLAIYFGYGRRHSLLDQAEEAAAARQAKVAGEA encoded by the coding sequence ATGCGCACCAAGAACGTCGAGACGGTCCTGCACCAGGGCGACAGCGACGCCGACCACGCGCACCTGCAGAAGCGGCTCAAGGCCCGCGACCTGATGGGCTTCGGCATCGGGATCGTCATCGGCACCGGCATCTTCACCCTGACCGGGGTGCAGGCCAAGCTCAACGCCGGGCCCGCCGTGGTGATCTCGTTCGCCATCGCCGGGGTCGTGAGCATGCTCGCCGCGCTCTGCTACGCCGAGCTGGCCGCGGCGGTCCCCACGGCCGGCAGCGCCTACACCTACGCCTACACGACGATCGGCGAGCTCGCGGCCTGGATCATCGCCTGGGACCTGCTGCTCGAGTTCATGCTCGGTGCGGCCACCGTGAGCCGAGGCTGGTCGGGCTACCTGCAGGACTCGCTGGGGCTGCCCACCTCGCTGTTCGGGGAGGACGCGCCGGTCAACGTCGGGGCCATCCTGGTCGTGGCGGTGCTGGGCTGCGTCGCCGCCGTGGGCATCCGTGAGGCCAAGTGGGTCACCAACGTCCTGGTGCTGGTCAAGGTCGCCGTGTGCATCTTCGTCATCGCCGTCGGCATCTTCTTCGTCAAGGCCTCCAACCTGACGCCGTTCATCCCGCCGTCCAGGCCGAGCGAGGAGAGCAGCGCCGGCCTCAAGCAGCCCCTGTGGCAGTTCGTCTCCGGGGCCGAGCCCACGGCGTACGGCCTGTCCGGGGTGATCGTGGCCGCCGCGGTCGTGTTCTTCGCCTACACCGGCTTCGAGGCGGTCGCCAACCTGGGGGAGGAGACCGAGAACCCCGGGCGCGACATGCCGCGCGGCCTGATCGGCTCGCTGGCCGTGTGCACGCTGCTCTACCTCGGCGTGTGCCTCGTGCTGACCGGGATGGTCAACTACACCGATCTGTCCGAGGGCGCGCCGATCTCCGACGCGTTCGGTCAGGTGGGCCTGGACTGGGCCAAGGTGCTGGTCGGCATCGCCGCCGTCGCCGGGCTCACGTCGGTGATCCTGGTCGAGCTGGTGGCGGTGCCCCGCATCATGTTCGCCCTGAGCCGTGACGGACTCCTCCCGGCCGCGGTGGGCCGGATCAGTCCCAAGACCAGCACGCCCTTCGCCGCCACCGTCGGGGTGACCATCGTGATCGCCCTGATCTCGGCGTTCGTGCCGATCGACGTCCTGGCCGAGATGGTCAGCATCGGCACCCTGTTCGCCTTCACCGTGGTCGCCATCGCGGTCGCGGTGCTGCGTCGCACCAAGCCCAGGATGGAGCGCCCGTTCCGCACGCCGGCGGTGCCGCTGGTCCCGATCCTGTCGGCCGTGTCGTGCGTCGGGCTGATGTCGGCCCTGGCCGTCGAGACCTGGCTGCGGTTCCTGGTCTGGCTGGCGGTCGGCCTGGCCATCTACTTCGGCTACGGTCGCCGCCACTCGCTGCTCGACCAGGCCGAGGAGGCCGCCGCGGCCCGACAGGCCAAGGTCGCCGGCGAAGCCTGA
- the argS gene encoding arginine--tRNA ligase produces MNPAQLSTTIVDALASLVEQGDLVLADGVPAEVTVERPRDKSHGDYATNVALKLAKQAGTNPRALADQLAARLRAADGIAAVDVAGPGFINVTVAAGAQGRVAADVVAAGSAYGASDLFAGEKVNLEFVSANPTGPLHIGGVRWAAVGDALGRILTMTGAEVTREYYFNDHGAQIDRFSRSLLARALGEPAPEDGYGGDYIGEIAAAVVAQRPEALTLPREEANEVFRAVGVEMMFAEIKKSLHDFGVDFDVYFHEDELHKSGAVDKAVQRLTELGNTYEKDGALWLATERFGDDKDRVIIKSDGQGAYLSGDLAYYLDKRSRGFDRCFIMLGADHHGYVTRLMAMCEAFGDEPHVNLEVLIGQMVNLLRDGEPLRMSKRAGTVITIDDLVEAIGVDAARYALARYSSDSAIDLDLELWARRSNDNPVFTVQYAHARVSSLLRNAADLGVVAQSHPELLTHEKEGVLLRSLADFPRVVASAADLRAPHRVARYLEELAGTYHRFYDSCRVLPMGDEETGDLHRARLLLVDATRVVLANGLGLLGVSAPERM; encoded by the coding sequence GTGAATCCCGCTCAGCTCTCGACCACCATCGTCGACGCCCTGGCGTCGCTCGTCGAGCAGGGCGACCTCGTCCTGGCCGACGGTGTCCCGGCCGAGGTGACGGTGGAGCGACCGCGCGACAAGAGCCACGGCGACTACGCCACCAACGTGGCGCTCAAGCTGGCCAAGCAGGCCGGCACCAACCCGCGGGCCCTCGCCGACCAGCTGGCCGCGCGGCTGCGCGCGGCCGACGGCATCGCCGCGGTCGACGTGGCCGGACCGGGCTTCATCAACGTCACCGTCGCCGCCGGGGCCCAGGGCCGGGTCGCCGCCGACGTCGTCGCCGCGGGGTCGGCGTACGGCGCCTCGGACCTGTTCGCCGGCGAGAAGGTCAACCTCGAGTTCGTCTCGGCCAACCCGACCGGGCCGCTGCACATCGGCGGGGTCCGCTGGGCCGCGGTCGGTGACGCCCTGGGGCGCATCCTCACCATGACCGGCGCCGAGGTCACCCGCGAGTACTACTTCAACGACCACGGCGCGCAGATCGACCGGTTCAGCCGGTCGCTGCTCGCCCGCGCCCTGGGCGAGCCCGCCCCCGAGGACGGCTACGGCGGCGACTACATCGGCGAGATAGCCGCGGCGGTCGTGGCCCAGCGGCCCGAGGCGCTCACCCTGCCCCGCGAGGAGGCCAACGAGGTCTTCCGCGCGGTCGGCGTCGAGATGATGTTCGCCGAGATCAAGAAGTCCCTGCACGACTTCGGGGTCGACTTCGACGTCTACTTCCACGAGGACGAGCTGCACAAGAGCGGGGCGGTCGACAAGGCCGTGCAGCGCCTGACCGAGCTCGGCAACACCTACGAGAAGGACGGCGCCCTGTGGCTGGCGACCGAGCGCTTCGGTGACGACAAGGACCGGGTGATCATCAAGTCCGACGGGCAGGGTGCCTACCTGTCGGGCGACCTGGCCTACTACCTCGACAAGCGCAGCCGGGGCTTCGACCGCTGCTTCATCATGCTCGGCGCCGACCATCACGGCTACGTCACCCGGTTGATGGCGATGTGCGAGGCGTTCGGCGACGAGCCCCACGTCAACCTCGAGGTGCTCATCGGCCAGATGGTCAACCTGCTGCGCGACGGCGAGCCGCTGCGGATGTCCAAGCGCGCCGGCACCGTGATCACCATCGACGACCTCGTCGAGGCGATCGGGGTCGACGCCGCCCGCTACGCGCTCGCGCGCTACTCCTCCGACTCGGCCATCGACCTCGACCTCGAGCTGTGGGCGCGCCGGTCCAACGACAACCCGGTCTTCACCGTCCAGTACGCCCACGCCCGGGTGTCGAGCCTGCTGCGCAACGCCGCCGACCTCGGTGTGGTCGCGCAGTCGCACCCCGAGCTGCTGACGCACGAGAAGGAGGGCGTGCTGCTCCGCTCGCTGGCCGACTTCCCCCGGGTGGTGGCCAGCGCCGCCGACCTGCGGGCACCGCACCGGGTCGCGCGCTACCTCGAGGAGCTCGCCGGCACCTATCACCGCTTCTACGACAGCTGTCGGGTGCTGCCGATGGGCGACGAGGAGACCGGCGACCTGCACCGCGCGCGGCTGCTGCTCGTCGACGCCACCCGGGTCGTGCTGGCCAACGGGCTCGGGCTCCTCGGCGTCTCCGCCCCCGAGCGGATGTGA
- the thrB gene encoding homoserine kinase → MASYVRGPARVSVPATSANLGPGFDTLGIALDLRDELEGEVLDHGGLEVRVEGEGSGEVALDETHLVVRAMHAAFDATGGRPPGLRLTCRNVIPHARGLGSSSAAIVGGIVLARELVEGGRTLLPDDAAFELAARLEGHPDNVAPALYGGFTIAGHTTDAFWATASPVAPEIGAVVFVPPDGVSTVAARGLLPETVPHADAAANAANAALLVAALAGQWQRLAQATGDLLHQDYREPAMPQSLGLVRALRADDYAAVVSGAGPTVLVLTTPDVDVETLGARCPAHWTTRVLRLGVVGASVVG, encoded by the coding sequence ATGGCGTCGTACGTCCGTGGGCCGGCCCGGGTGAGCGTCCCGGCGACGTCGGCCAACCTCGGTCCCGGGTTCGACACCCTCGGCATCGCGCTCGACCTGCGCGACGAGCTCGAGGGCGAGGTCCTCGACCACGGCGGGCTCGAGGTCCGGGTCGAGGGGGAGGGGAGCGGCGAGGTCGCGCTCGACGAGACCCACCTCGTCGTGCGTGCCATGCACGCCGCGTTCGACGCCACCGGCGGGCGGCCGCCGGGACTCCGTCTCACCTGCCGCAACGTGATCCCGCACGCCCGGGGGCTGGGGTCGTCGTCCGCGGCGATCGTCGGCGGCATCGTGCTCGCCCGCGAGCTCGTCGAGGGAGGTCGCACGCTGCTCCCCGACGACGCCGCGTTCGAGCTCGCCGCCCGCCTCGAGGGCCATCCCGACAACGTGGCGCCCGCCCTCTACGGCGGCTTCACCATCGCCGGCCACACGACCGACGCGTTCTGGGCCACCGCCTCCCCGGTCGCCCCCGAGATCGGCGCGGTCGTGTTCGTCCCGCCCGACGGGGTGTCGACCGTGGCGGCGCGCGGCCTGCTGCCCGAGACGGTCCCGCACGCCGACGCTGCGGCCAACGCCGCCAACGCGGCCCTGCTCGTCGCCGCCCTCGCCGGGCAGTGGCAGCGGCTGGCCCAGGCGACCGGCGACCTGCTCCACCAGGACTACCGCGAGCCGGCGATGCCGCAGTCGCTCGGCCTGGTCCGTGCGCTGCGTGCCGACGACTACGCCGCAGTCGTGTCGGGGGCCGGACCGACGGTCCTGGTCCTCACCACGCCGGACGTCGACGTCGAGACGTTGGGGGCCCGGTGCCCAGCGCACTGGACCACCCGCGTGCTCCGGCTCGGAGTCGTCGGCGCGAGCGTCGTCGGGTGA
- the lysA gene encoding diaminopimelate decarboxylase, protein MSTTHEAGWAHAPGALRGPAWLSPPADPNALVPLLWSATAHKRDGDLVVGGVAVADLVAEHNTPAYVLDEDDFRARARAFRDGFADYDVYYAGKAFLCTAVAAWVAEEGLHLDVCSDGELTVALRAGVEPARIGYHGNNKTYPELRRAVVAGVGRIVVDSFAEVERLAQIAAELGAAQGVMIRVTAGVEAHTHEYIATAHEDQKFGFSITSGDAFEAVRRVHDAPGLELRGLHSHIGSQIFDSSGFEIAAKRVLRLHARVGAELGVVMPEMDLGGGFGIAYTTQDDPTDPARLAREMTEIVRQECRGLGIEAPRLSIEPGRAIVGPSMCTVYTVGTVKPVTLDGGAVRTYVSVDGGMSDNIRTALYDADYSCTLAGRASTAPPVLARVVGKHCEAGDIVVRDEFLPGDVVPGDLLAVPGTGAYCRSMASNYNHALRLPVIAVRDGAARILLRRETVDDLLATDVGA, encoded by the coding sequence ATGAGCACCACTCACGAAGCCGGCTGGGCCCACGCGCCCGGTGCCCTGCGCGGACCCGCCTGGCTGAGCCCGCCCGCGGACCCCAACGCCCTGGTGCCGCTGCTGTGGAGCGCCACCGCCCACAAGCGCGACGGCGATCTCGTGGTCGGCGGGGTCGCGGTGGCCGACCTGGTCGCCGAGCACAACACGCCGGCCTACGTGCTCGACGAGGACGACTTCCGGGCCAGGGCCCGGGCGTTCCGCGACGGGTTCGCCGACTACGACGTCTACTACGCCGGCAAGGCGTTCCTCTGCACGGCCGTCGCCGCGTGGGTCGCCGAGGAGGGCCTCCACCTCGACGTGTGCAGCGACGGCGAGCTCACCGTGGCGTTGCGGGCCGGGGTCGAGCCGGCCCGGATCGGCTACCACGGCAACAACAAGACCTATCCCGAGCTGCGTCGCGCGGTCGTGGCCGGCGTGGGACGCATCGTCGTCGACTCCTTCGCCGAGGTCGAGCGGCTGGCCCAGATCGCGGCCGAGCTGGGGGCAGCCCAGGGCGTGATGATCCGCGTGACCGCCGGGGTCGAGGCCCACACCCACGAATACATCGCCACCGCCCACGAGGACCAGAAGTTCGGGTTCTCGATCACCAGCGGCGACGCCTTCGAGGCCGTACGCCGGGTGCACGACGCCCCCGGACTCGAGCTGCGCGGCCTGCACTCCCACATCGGCAGCCAGATCTTCGACTCCTCGGGGTTCGAGATCGCGGCCAAGCGGGTGCTGCGGCTGCACGCCCGCGTCGGTGCCGAGCTCGGGGTCGTCATGCCCGAGATGGACCTCGGCGGCGGCTTCGGGATCGCCTACACGACCCAGGACGACCCGACCGACCCCGCCCGGCTGGCCCGGGAGATGACCGAGATCGTCCGCCAGGAGTGCCGCGGGCTCGGCATCGAGGCGCCGCGGCTGTCGATCGAGCCGGGCCGGGCCATCGTCGGTCCGTCGATGTGCACCGTCTACACCGTGGGCACCGTCAAGCCGGTGACCCTCGACGGTGGCGCCGTGCGCACCTACGTCAGCGTCGACGGCGGCATGAGCGACAACATCCGCACCGCGCTCTACGACGCCGACTACTCCTGCACGCTGGCCGGTCGTGCCTCCACGGCGCCGCCGGTCCTGGCCCGGGTCGTCGGCAAGCACTGCGAGGCCGGCGACATCGTCGTGCGCGACGAGTTCCTGCCCGGCGACGTCGTGCCCGGCGACCTGCTCGCGGTGCCCGGCACCGGGGCCTACTGCCGCTCGATGGCGTCCAACTACAACCACGCCCTGCGGCTCCCGGTGATCGCGGTTCGGGACGGGGCCGCGAGGATCCTGCTCCGACGAGAGACTGTGGACGACTTGCTGGCGACGGACGTGGGTGCGTGA
- the thrC gene encoding threonine synthase has protein sequence MSTPAVSATRTHLHQWRGVIDEYRELLDIPEGTPAVTLREGGTGLVHSEWLSGHTGAQVHLKVEGDNPTGSFKDRGMTAAISVAKAAGAEAVVCASTGNTSASMAAYAAKAGLKPLVLVPEGKIAAGKMAQAIVHGAQVIMVRGNFDDCLSMARGLAADYPVALVNSVNPVRLEGQKTAAFEIVDALGDAPDYHLLPVGNAGNISAYWLGYTQYLDLGLATRRPVMRGFQAAGAAPLVTGEPFPDPETKATAIRIGNPASWHLAEQAAKESEGRFASVTDEQILAAQHALASHDGVFVEPASAAGIAGLLQELAQGETYVGRTVVVTVTGHGLKDTATALEGVGALVDTVVDADVTAAAAAAGLT, from the coding sequence ATGAGCACACCCGCCGTGAGCGCGACGCGCACCCACCTCCACCAGTGGCGGGGCGTCATCGACGAGTACCGCGAGCTCCTCGACATCCCCGAGGGCACCCCGGCGGTGACGCTGCGCGAGGGCGGCACGGGCCTGGTCCACTCCGAGTGGCTCTCGGGGCACACCGGAGCCCAGGTGCACCTCAAGGTGGAGGGCGACAACCCGACCGGCTCGTTCAAGGACCGGGGCATGACCGCGGCCATCTCGGTGGCCAAGGCCGCGGGGGCCGAGGCCGTGGTCTGCGCCTCGACCGGCAACACCTCGGCCTCGATGGCGGCCTACGCCGCCAAGGCCGGGCTCAAGCCGCTCGTCCTGGTGCCCGAGGGCAAGATCGCCGCAGGCAAGATGGCGCAGGCCATCGTGCACGGGGCCCAGGTCATCATGGTCCGTGGCAACTTCGACGACTGCCTCTCCATGGCCCGCGGCCTGGCTGCCGACTACCCCGTGGCGCTGGTCAACAGCGTCAACCCGGTGCGGCTCGAGGGCCAGAAGACCGCCGCCTTCGAGATCGTCGACGCGCTCGGCGACGCTCCCGACTACCACCTGCTGCCCGTCGGCAACGCCGGCAACATCTCGGCCTACTGGCTCGGCTACACCCAGTACCTCGACCTCGGGCTGGCCACCAGGCGCCCGGTGATGCGCGGCTTCCAGGCCGCGGGTGCGGCTCCGCTGGTCACCGGCGAGCCCTTCCCCGACCCCGAGACCAAGGCGACGGCCATCCGGATCGGCAACCCCGCGTCCTGGCACCTCGCCGAGCAGGCGGCCAAGGAGTCCGAGGGGCGGTTCGCCTCGGTCACCGACGAGCAGATCCTCGCCGCCCAGCACGCCCTGGCCTCCCACGACGGGGTGTTCGTCGAGCCCGCCTCGGCCGCCGGCATCGCCGGTCTCCTCCAGGAGCTCGCCCAGGGTGAGACCTACGTCGGCCGCACGGTGGTCGTCACGGTCACCGGGCACGGCCTGAAGGACACCGCGACCGCCCTCGAGGGCGTCGGCGCCCTCGTCGACACCGTCGTCGACGCCGACGTCACCGCGGCCGCCGCGGCCGCCGGCCTGACCTGA
- the rho gene encoding transcription termination factor Rho encodes MTETTDATEKAPKKRTGGLNAMLLADLKAMAASMGIPGAGAMKKAQLVEAIKAAQAASGAAPASRPEPASPAPRDHAETTAKAAEPAEPAEPVRETVRARRQREAAAKAAQAAEPAPAQQPADEPPAAPVEQAARRTTERTAEQKPEQKPRQDDRPEQKPEQKPEQKPRQDDRPEQKPEQKPEQKPKQRDERPEQKPDRGDQGNRNDQDADEADGEGRTGRNRRRRGRDRNRAGQPDGQPGQSGGPQGNQPSGSQGNQGSQGGHQGGQGSGHQQGGGQGSSRQGNRHEPDTTILEDDIVVPAAGILDVLDNYAFVRTSGYLAGSDDVYLSLSMVRKFGLRRGDAIAGQVRHPREGERREKFNPMVRIDSVNGQDPETAKTRADFANLTPLSPTERLRLETGAHDLAGRLVDVVAPLGKGQRGLVVAPAKAGRTTLLQSVAASISANNPECHLMVVLIDERPEEVTDFERSIKGEVIASTFDRAPVDHTTVAELAVERAKRLVELGHDVVILFDGLTRLGRAYNLALPPSGRTLSGVVDAAALHPTKRFFGAARNVENGGSLTILATILADTGSTTDQVLFEELRDTATMEIRLSGELAERRVFPAVDVIASGTRRDELFLGEQEAAIVRRLRRALSALEVRPALEQLLERLSTSHSNIELLTQVQRTTPAGAAGQEI; translated from the coding sequence GTGACGGAGACGACCGACGCCACCGAGAAGGCGCCCAAGAAGCGCACCGGTGGCCTCAACGCCATGCTGCTCGCCGACCTCAAGGCGATGGCCGCGAGCATGGGCATCCCGGGTGCCGGGGCGATGAAGAAGGCCCAGCTCGTCGAGGCGATCAAGGCGGCCCAGGCCGCCAGCGGGGCAGCACCGGCGTCGCGCCCCGAGCCGGCGTCCCCCGCTCCGAGGGACCACGCCGAGACCACAGCCAAGGCAGCCGAGCCCGCCGAACCTGCCGAACCTGTCCGCGAGACCGTGCGTGCGCGCCGGCAACGCGAGGCCGCGGCCAAGGCCGCGCAGGCGGCCGAGCCGGCGCCGGCGCAGCAGCCGGCCGACGAGCCGCCCGCCGCGCCCGTCGAGCAGGCGGCCCGCCGTACGACGGAGCGCACGGCTGAGCAGAAGCCCGAGCAGAAGCCGAGGCAGGACGACCGTCCCGAGCAGAAGCCCGAGCAGAAGCCCGAGCAGAAGCCGAGGCAGGACGACCGTCCCGAGCAGAAGCCCGAGCAGAAGCCCGAGCAGAAGCCGAAGCAGCGGGACGAGCGCCCCGAGCAGAAGCCCGACCGGGGTGACCAGGGCAACCGCAACGACCAGGACGCCGACGAGGCCGACGGCGAGGGCCGCACCGGCCGCAACCGTCGACGCCGCGGTCGTGACCGCAACCGCGCGGGCCAGCCCGACGGCCAGCCGGGCCAGTCCGGCGGGCCCCAGGGCAACCAGCCGAGCGGCTCCCAGGGCAACCAGGGCTCCCAGGGCGGCCACCAGGGCGGCCAGGGCTCGGGCCACCAGCAGGGCGGCGGTCAGGGGTCCTCGCGCCAGGGCAACCGGCACGAGCCCGACACCACCATCCTCGAGGACGACATCGTCGTCCCGGCCGCCGGCATCCTCGACGTGCTCGACAACTACGCCTTCGTGCGCACCAGCGGCTACCTCGCCGGCTCCGACGACGTCTACCTGTCGCTGTCGATGGTCCGCAAGTTCGGTCTGCGTCGCGGCGACGCCATCGCGGGGCAGGTGCGTCACCCGCGCGAGGGCGAGCGTCGCGAGAAGTTCAACCCGATGGTGCGCATCGACAGCGTCAACGGCCAGGACCCCGAGACCGCCAAGACGCGTGCCGACTTCGCCAACCTGACCCCGCTGTCCCCGACGGAGCGGCTGCGTCTCGAGACCGGGGCGCACGACCTGGCGGGCCGTCTGGTCGACGTCGTCGCCCCGCTCGGCAAGGGCCAGCGCGGCCTCGTCGTGGCTCCGGCGAAGGCCGGCCGGACGACGCTCCTGCAGTCGGTGGCGGCCTCGATCTCGGCCAACAACCCCGAGTGCCACCTGATGGTGGTGCTGATCGACGAGCGCCCCGAGGAGGTCACCGACTTCGAGCGCTCCATCAAGGGCGAGGTCATCGCCTCGACCTTCGACCGCGCCCCCGTCGACCACACCACGGTCGCCGAGCTGGCCGTCGAGCGCGCCAAGCGGCTCGTCGAGCTGGGCCACGACGTCGTGATCCTGTTCGACGGCCTGACCCGTCTCGGCCGGGCCTACAACCTCGCGCTGCCGCCGTCGGGTCGCACGCTGTCCGGGGTGGTCGACGCCGCGGCGCTGCACCCGACCAAGCGGTTCTTCGGGGCGGCGCGCAACGTCGAGAACGGCGGCTCGCTGACCATCCTGGCCACGATCCTGGCCGACACCGGCTCCACGACCGACCAGGTGCTGTTCGAGGAGCTGCGCGACACCGCCACCATGGAGATCCGGCTGAGTGGCGAGCTCGCCGAGCGACGGGTCTTCCCGGCGGTCGACGTCATCGCCTCCGGCACCCGGCGCGACGAGCTGTTCCTCGGTGAGCAGGAGGCCGCGATCGTTCGCCGCCTGCGCCGGGCGCTCTCGGCCCTCGAGGTCAGGCCGGCCCTCGAGCAGCTGCTCGAGCGGCTGAGCACGTCGCACAGCAACATCGAGCTCCTCACGCAGGTGCAGAGGACGACCCCCGCCGGGGCCGCCGGACAGGAGATCTGA
- a CDS encoding homoserine dehydrogenase → MGVSTGSTTVLKVAVLGCGVVGSQVVRLLDEQAGDLAARVGRRVELAGVAVRRIDAARDVDLPDGLLTTDAAALVARDDVDLVVEVIGGIEPARTLILSALEHGKSVVTANKALLAEDGPTLFEAAEKSGRDLYYEASVAGAIPILRPLRESLAGDRVTRVLGIVNGTTNFILDKMDTQGSGFTEALEEAQDLGYAEADPTADVEGFDAAAKAAILASLAFHTRVTAADVHREGISEVSAADIASAREMGCVVKLLAICELRTDETGEEAVAVRVHPAMIPRTHPLASVREAYNAVFVESDAAGQLMFYGPGAGGAPTASAVMGDLVTVARNHVSGTRGVGESAYTDRAVLPMGETRTRYHVAIDVDDRAGVLATVAFAFAEHGVSIQTVRQEGRDDDAQLVVVSHTATDAQLAATVEHLRGMDIVRDVTSVMRVEGVDE, encoded by the coding sequence ATGGGTGTCTCGACAGGTTCGACCACCGTGCTGAAGGTGGCGGTCCTCGGGTGTGGGGTGGTCGGCTCGCAGGTGGTGCGGCTGCTCGACGAGCAGGCCGGCGACCTCGCGGCCCGGGTCGGTCGCCGGGTCGAGCTGGCAGGGGTCGCCGTACGCCGGATCGACGCGGCGCGCGACGTGGACCTGCCCGACGGCCTGCTGACGACCGACGCTGCGGCCCTGGTCGCCCGCGACGACGTCGACCTGGTGGTCGAGGTCATCGGCGGCATCGAGCCGGCACGCACCCTCATCCTGTCGGCCCTCGAGCACGGCAAGAGCGTCGTGACGGCCAACAAGGCGCTGCTCGCCGAGGACGGCCCGACGCTGTTCGAGGCGGCCGAGAAGTCGGGTCGCGACCTCTACTACGAGGCCTCCGTCGCCGGGGCCATCCCGATCCTGCGGCCGCTGCGCGAGTCGCTGGCCGGTGACCGGGTCACCCGCGTGCTCGGCATCGTCAACGGCACCACCAACTTCATCCTCGACAAGATGGACACCCAGGGCAGCGGGTTCACCGAGGCGCTCGAGGAGGCCCAGGACCTGGGATACGCCGAGGCCGACCCCACCGCCGACGTCGAGGGCTTCGACGCCGCGGCCAAGGCCGCGATCCTGGCCTCCCTCGCCTTCCACACCCGGGTCACCGCCGCCGACGTGCACCGCGAGGGCATCAGCGAGGTCAGCGCCGCCGACATCGCCTCGGCCCGCGAGATGGGCTGCGTGGTCAAGCTGCTCGCCATCTGCGAGCTGCGCACCGACGAGACGGGCGAGGAGGCGGTCGCCGTACGCGTCCACCCCGCCATGATCCCGCGCACCCACCCGCTGGCCAGCGTGCGCGAGGCCTACAACGCGGTCTTCGTGGAGTCCGACGCCGCAGGCCAGCTGATGTTCTACGGTCCGGGCGCGGGTGGGGCGCCGACCGCCAGCGCCGTGATGGGTGACCTGGTCACCGTCGCCCGCAACCACGTCTCGGGCACCCGCGGGGTCGGTGAGTCGGCCTACACCGATCGGGCGGTGCTGCCGATGGGCGAGACCCGCACCCGCTACCACGTCGCCATCGACGTCGACGACCGCGCCGGCGTGCTCGCCACGGTCGCGTTCGCGTTCGCCGAGCACGGCGTCTCTATCCAGACCGTGCGCCAGGAGGGCCGCGACGACGACGCCCAGCTCGTCGTGGTCTCCCACACGGCCACCGACGCGCAGCTCGCCGCGACCGTCGAGCACCTGCGCGGCATGGACATCGTCCGCGACGTCACCTCGGTGATGCGCGTCGAAGGAGTCGACGAATGA